In Geobacillus kaustophilus, a genomic segment contains:
- a CDS encoding ClpP family protease → MEKERYFQAETEGEQPETKAEEATATITQLGQTNVPQMDPDTNIHCLTIVGQIEGHIQLPPQNKATKYEHVIPQIVAIEQNPKIEGLLVILNTVGGDVEAGLAIAEMLASLSKPTVSVVLGGGHSIGVPIAVSCNYSFITETATMTIHPIRLTGLVIGVPQTFEYLDKMQERVVRFVTKHSKISEEKFKELMFSKGNLTRDIGTNVVGPDAVRYGLIDEVGGVSQAMAKLRELIAMRKNGEGKMIQ, encoded by the coding sequence ATGGAGAAGGAACGTTATTTTCAAGCGGAAACCGAGGGCGAACAGCCGGAAACAAAGGCCGAGGAAGCGACTGCCACCATCACCCAGCTTGGGCAGACGAATGTCCCGCAAATGGATCCCGATACGAATATTCATTGTTTGACCATCGTCGGACAGATTGAAGGGCATATTCAGCTGCCGCCGCAAAACAAGGCGACGAAATACGAGCACGTCATTCCACAGATTGTGGCCATCGAGCAAAACCCGAAAATTGAAGGACTGCTCGTCATTTTAAATACGGTCGGCGGCGATGTGGAAGCAGGGCTCGCCATTGCTGAAATGCTCGCCTCGCTCTCGAAACCGACTGTTTCCGTTGTGCTTGGCGGCGGCCATTCGATCGGCGTGCCGATCGCTGTGTCGTGCAACTATTCGTTCATCACGGAGACGGCGACGATGACGATTCATCCGATCCGTTTGACGGGGCTTGTCATCGGCGTACCGCAGACGTTTGAGTACTTGGATAAAATGCAGGAGCGCGTCGTCCGCTTCGTGACGAAACATTCGAAGATCAGTGAGGAAAAGTTTAAAGAGCTCATGTTTTCCAAAGGCAATTTGACGCGCGACATCGGCACGAACGTCGTTGGACCTGACGCCGTCCGGTACGGGCTCATCGATGAAGTCGGGGGCGTGTCCCAAGCGATGGCGAAGCTGCGCGAGCTGATCGCGATGAGGAAAAACGGGGAAGGGAAGATGATTCAATGA
- a CDS encoding BMP family lipoprotein gives MKKRIGLVLSVLFAAGTLLSACGQAGNNAGGGNQKDTFSVAMVTDVGGIDDKSFNQSAWEGLQKFGKDNGLEKGRGGYDYLQSSSDADYATNLNKLVRSDFDLIYGIGYLMGDAVKEVAKQNPKKHFAIVDTVVDEPNVASITFKEHEGSFLVGVVAGLMTKTNKIGFVGGMEIPLIEKFESGFRAGVKAVNPKATVEVQYAGAFDQADKGKAIASSMYASGIDIIYHAAGATGNGVFSEAKDLKKKDPNREIWVIGVDKDQAPEGEVKVGGKTYNVTLTSMVKRVDVAVYDTAKRAKEGDFPGGKTIEYGLPENGVGIAPTQDNIPENVLKTVDEWKQKIIKGEVKVPTNRKEYEQFAATIK, from the coding sequence GTGAAAAAGCGAATCGGGTTGGTGTTGTCCGTCCTGTTTGCCGCCGGCACGCTGCTTAGCGCCTGCGGACAAGCCGGCAACAATGCGGGAGGCGGCAATCAGAAAGATACGTTCAGCGTCGCTATGGTCACCGACGTCGGCGGCATTGATGACAAATCGTTCAACCAGTCGGCTTGGGAAGGGCTTCAAAAGTTCGGCAAAGACAATGGACTTGAAAAAGGCCGCGGCGGCTATGACTATTTGCAGTCATCGAGCGACGCCGATTACGCGACGAATTTAAACAAGCTCGTGCGCAGCGACTTTGACTTGATTTACGGCATCGGGTATTTGATGGGCGATGCGGTGAAAGAGGTCGCCAAGCAAAACCCGAAAAAACATTTCGCCATTGTCGACACCGTCGTTGACGAGCCGAATGTCGCCAGCATCACGTTCAAGGAGCATGAAGGCTCGTTCCTTGTCGGCGTTGTCGCTGGGCTGATGACGAAAACGAATAAAATCGGCTTTGTCGGCGGGATGGAGATTCCGTTGATCGAAAAATTCGAAAGCGGATTCCGCGCCGGCGTGAAAGCGGTCAATCCGAAGGCGACTGTGGAAGTGCAATACGCCGGGGCGTTCGACCAAGCGGATAAAGGGAAAGCGATCGCCTCGAGCATGTACGCGTCTGGCATCGACATCATCTACCATGCAGCTGGAGCGACTGGGAACGGCGTCTTCTCGGAAGCGAAAGATTTGAAGAAGAAAGATCCAAACCGCGAAATTTGGGTCATCGGTGTTGACAAAGACCAAGCGCCGGAGGGAGAAGTGAAAGTCGGCGGCAAAACGTACAACGTAACGCTCACTTCGATGGTGAAACGCGTCGACGTCGCTGTCTATGACACGGCGAAACGGGCGAAAGAGGGCGACTTCCCAGGCGGCAAAACGATTGAGTACGGGTTGCCGGAAAATGGGGTCGGCATTGCCCCGACGCAAGACAACATTCCGGAGAACGTGTTAAAAACAGTTGACGAATGGAAGCAAAAAATCATCAAAGGTGAAGTGAAAGTTCCGACCAACCGGAAAGAGTATGAACAATTCGCTGCGACGATCAAGTGA
- a CDS encoding YlzJ-like family protein: protein MILYTIMPEHLIFPVDAAVYEKRKMVYYDGIPFLVQSVETGEYEIVQNLSTNPFHFLNAKYAPGARFPTSAATS from the coding sequence ATGATTTTGTATACGATCATGCCCGAACATTTGATTTTTCCGGTCGATGCCGCTGTTTATGAGAAGCGGAAAATGGTGTATTACGATGGCATTCCGTTTCTCGTCCAATCTGTAGAAACGGGAGAATATGAAATCGTGCAAAACTTAAGCACGAATCCGTTCCATTTTTTAAACGCCAAATATGCACCTGGGGCGCGATTTCCGACTTCTGCGGCAACATCGTAA
- a CDS encoding GntR family transcriptional regulator, which yields MSIKSDSRHLYLQVIDRIKRDIETGVYKEKQKLPSEFELAKQLGVSRATLREALRVLEEENIIIRRHGVGTFVNARPLFTSGIEQLSSVTDMIRQAGRKPGTIFLSSSIQQPTEDDMRRFQCRPDENLLLIERVRTADGEPVVYCLDKILCKYLPKGISYEHESLFENLHNQTHRDIAYAVARIVPLGYHEKVSPILQCDPETALLVLKQMHFDKNDEPIFYSVNYFRSDKFSFHVMRKRFSF from the coding sequence ATGTCAATCAAATCAGACAGCCGCCACCTTTACTTGCAAGTGATTGATCGCATCAAGCGCGATATTGAAACGGGAGTGTACAAAGAAAAGCAAAAACTGCCGTCCGAGTTTGAACTCGCCAAACAGCTTGGCGTCAGCCGGGCGACATTGAGGGAAGCGCTGCGGGTGCTTGAAGAAGAAAACATCATCATCCGCCGCCACGGCGTCGGAACGTTTGTCAACGCCCGTCCGCTGTTTACGTCCGGCATCGAGCAGCTCTCAAGCGTCACGGATATGATTCGTCAAGCGGGGCGCAAGCCAGGAACGATTTTTTTGTCTTCCTCCATCCAACAGCCGACGGAAGACGATATGCGCCGCTTCCAATGCCGGCCGGACGAGAATTTGTTGCTCATCGAGCGGGTGCGCACCGCCGATGGGGAGCCAGTCGTTTATTGTTTGGATAAAATTTTATGTAAATATTTGCCGAAGGGCATCTCCTATGAACATGAGTCGCTGTTTGAAAACTTGCACAACCAAACGCATCGTGATATCGCCTATGCGGTCGCGCGCATCGTGCCGCTCGGCTATCATGAAAAAGTGTCGCCGATTTTGCAATGCGACCCGGAAACGGCGCTGCTTGTGCTCAAGCAAATGCATTTCGATAAAAACGATGAGCCGATTTTTTATTCCGTCAACTACTTCCGCTCCGACAAGTTCAGCTTCCATGTCATGCGGAAGCGGTTCAGCTTTTAA
- a CDS encoding FtsK/SpoIIIE family DNA translocase produces the protein MAKRKRRRKGKPSKTQPWTETIRFELIGLGLLAVAVVAMARLGLVGETLVLVGRFFFGEWYMLLVGGLFILSLILMWRREWPSWTGRPFVGASSIAAALLLLSHDKLFELMSRRGELDPSIIRTTWGLFWNEASGKAADVDLGGGMVGALLFAASYQLFDSPGTKWICFLLFIVGFVVLTGKSLRETAGKWVAFAAAFVRKEWLAFVEDIKQWRAGRKRKESGGRSRRSRRAAAKREDEPAEASSVEPDEELFSPPPIISDFAAVRSAAEPEEEKNPLVEGDSGGEEDKPAPPLAFSEHENTNYDLPPLDLLRLPKPAGQSADHANIYANARKLEKTFQSFGVKAKVTQVHLGPAVTKYEVYPDVGVKVSKIVSLSDDLALALAAKDIRIEAPIPGKSAIGIEVPNEEIATVSLREVLEAIEHTRDKAKLLIPLGRDISGEVVAAELNKMPHLLIAGATGSGKSVCINGIIVSLLMRTKPHEVKLMMIDPKMVELSVYNGVPHLLTPVVTDAKKAAQALKKVVQEMERRYELFSHTGTRNIEGYNEHIRHHNETASEQQPLLPYIVVIIDELADLMMVASSDVEEAITRLAQMARAAGIHLIIATQRPSVDVITGVIKANIPSRIAFSVSSQIDSRTILDMGGAEKLLGRGDMLFLPMGASKPVRVQGAFVSDQEVEEVVRFVIGQQQAQYYEEMFVEDSEPSSSALEDELYDEAVRLVVEMQSASVSMLQRRFRIGYNRAARLIDAMEERGVVGPYEGSKPRAVLWSKEDLKKTS, from the coding sequence ATGGCGAAACGAAAGCGAAGAAGAAAAGGGAAGCCGTCAAAAACGCAGCCATGGACGGAAACAATCCGCTTTGAATTGATCGGACTTGGCTTGCTCGCGGTCGCCGTCGTTGCGATGGCCCGCCTCGGGCTTGTCGGGGAGACGCTCGTGCTTGTGGGTCGCTTTTTTTTCGGCGAATGGTACATGCTATTAGTAGGCGGACTTTTCATATTATCGCTCATCCTCATGTGGCGGAGGGAGTGGCCGTCATGGACGGGCCGCCCGTTTGTCGGCGCTTCGTCCATCGCCGCGGCGCTCCTGCTTTTGAGCCATGACAAGCTGTTTGAACTCATGTCGCGGCGCGGCGAGCTTGATCCGAGCATCATTCGGACGACGTGGGGGCTGTTTTGGAACGAAGCAAGCGGCAAGGCGGCCGATGTGGATTTAGGGGGCGGAATGGTCGGCGCGCTGTTATTTGCCGCCAGCTACCAGCTGTTCGATTCGCCCGGGACGAAATGGATTTGTTTCCTTCTGTTCATCGTCGGCTTTGTCGTGCTGACCGGGAAATCGCTGCGCGAGACAGCCGGCAAATGGGTTGCTTTTGCCGCAGCGTTTGTGCGAAAAGAATGGTTGGCGTTTGTCGAAGATATAAAGCAATGGCGGGCGGGGAGGAAGCGCAAGGAAAGCGGCGGACGAAGCCGACGCTCACGGCGGGCGGCTGCAAAGCGGGAAGACGAGCCGGCTGAAGCAAGCAGCGTCGAGCCGGATGAGGAACTGTTTTCCCCGCCGCCGATCATTTCCGATTTTGCTGCGGTCCGGTCGGCCGCTGAGCCGGAAGAAGAGAAGAATCCACTGGTGGAAGGCGACAGTGGGGGGGAGGAGGACAAACCGGCGCCGCCGCTTGCGTTTTCCGAGCATGAAAACACCAATTACGACCTGCCGCCGCTTGATTTGCTTCGCCTGCCGAAGCCGGCCGGGCAATCGGCCGATCATGCGAACATTTACGCCAACGCGCGAAAACTGGAGAAAACGTTCCAAAGCTTCGGCGTCAAGGCGAAAGTGACGCAAGTGCACCTCGGTCCGGCGGTGACGAAATATGAAGTGTATCCGGACGTCGGGGTGAAAGTGAGCAAAATTGTCAGTTTGAGCGACGATTTGGCGCTCGCTTTGGCGGCGAAAGACATTCGCATTGAAGCGCCGATCCCCGGCAAGTCCGCGATCGGCATCGAAGTGCCAAATGAAGAGATCGCCACTGTTTCGCTGCGCGAAGTGCTGGAAGCCATTGAGCATACAAGGGACAAGGCGAAGCTTTTGATTCCGCTTGGGCGCGACATTTCCGGTGAAGTCGTCGCTGCGGAACTAAACAAAATGCCGCATTTGTTGATCGCCGGCGCGACCGGCAGCGGCAAAAGCGTCTGCATCAACGGCATTATCGTCAGCCTGCTCATGCGCACGAAGCCGCATGAGGTGAAGCTGATGATGATCGATCCGAAAATGGTCGAGTTAAGTGTGTACAACGGTGTTCCTCATTTATTGACGCCAGTCGTCACCGACGCGAAAAAAGCGGCCCAGGCGCTGAAAAAAGTCGTCCAAGAAATGGAGCGGCGCTACGAGCTGTTCTCGCATACCGGCACGCGCAACATTGAAGGGTATAACGAGCATATCCGCCACCATAACGAAACGGCGTCGGAACAGCAGCCGCTTTTGCCATACATCGTCGTGATCATCGACGAATTGGCCGACTTGATGATGGTGGCTTCCTCGGATGTGGAAGAGGCGATTACCCGTTTGGCGCAAATGGCGCGCGCCGCTGGCATCCATTTGATCATCGCCACCCAGCGCCCGTCGGTGGACGTCATCACCGGCGTCATCAAAGCGAACATTCCGTCGCGCATCGCCTTCAGTGTATCATCGCAAATCGACTCGCGCACCATTTTGGATATGGGCGGGGCGGAAAAACTGCTCGGCCGCGGCGATATGCTGTTTTTGCCGATGGGGGCCTCAAAACCAGTGCGCGTCCAAGGGGCGTTTGTCTCCGACCAAGAGGTGGAAGAAGTCGTTCGGTTTGTCATCGGACAGCAGCAGGCGCAATATTATGAGGAGATGTTCGTCGAAGACAGCGAACCCTCTTCCTCAGCTCTTGAAGACGAGTTGTACGATGAAGCAGTCCGTCTTGTCGTTGAAATGCAAAGCGCCTCCGTCTCGATGCTGCAGCGCCGCTTCCGCATCGGTTACAATCGCGCCGCTCGGCTCATTGATGCCATGGAGGAGCGCGGCGTCGTCGGCCCGTATGAAGGAAGCAAGCCGCGCGCCGTTCTTTGGTCGAAGGAAGATTTAAAAAAGACATCATAA